In the Glycine max cultivar Williams 82 chromosome 6, Glycine_max_v4.0, whole genome shotgun sequence genome, TAATGATGATTATCTGTTCATCAGAACCACCAACAGGATCAGTGACCTTAACATCTACGCCAACTTCACTCTGAAGGAACTCTACAATTCCATCTGATTCCCCAATAATAAGATCAACTTTCTCAACTGGACAGAGAATACGGAAAACAAGTTCCTCCCCATAAAAGCCCTGCGCATCATCAACAACAGGAGCAGCCCCAGGCTCCATTGCATAACTCAATGAGGGGTGATTATTATTTCTACTATTTGTGTTAGATCCTCGTGATCCAAAAGAGGCCCCATCCACAGACGATCTACGAGATCCACTAGTCACGTGAGGAACATAATCATCGTCGGGAGAGAAAAAACGCTCTGGTGAATGTACACGTCCATGGAAATGGCTGCGGTCACGGTGCTGACTCTCCCTCAACCGTGATGAAATAATTACTAGAGCATTCTTTACAGCATTTACATCACCTACAACCTGCACAAAACATcacatataaaattaacaacattcagttcatatattttttgaattagtaAATTTCCAGATGAATCACATCAGATCTTTCAACAAGCACCAAGACACACCTCCATACTTTTCATATCACGATCATCGTTTtaaaatcagtaaaaaaaaagatgttatcCTCAAATTGGCATGGTACTGCCTGCTTTCTGTctcaattaacaaataaaaatcacacaaaaaaatcaataaacacATACTCGATCTAGCCAAGTTCAACCAGATCATCGCAGAAGCACAGGATCCCCCACTAAATCAAAAGCAGATTTCTAAAAAAACTTGGGTAATGCAGCACAAATCCAACGATCACACATAGAATAACCTCCGAACCCccaatccaaaaaaatattgctaTGAACATGTTTCCTCCTTTCCAGCTCTTTAGCTGAAACTTGAAGTAATAATGCTAATAAAGGAGAGCTTCAAGTTCAAATGCCCTTCACGCCTTAGCCAAAATCAGTAATAACCCATGTTTTATGACATTAGTTTATGAGAAATAAGCAAAGTGAAGAgtgaaactgaaaaaaaaaagagagtcaTTAATATCTTCGGTTCTCATCCAAAAGCAGAGTAAGTTGCTCCCTCACAGTCTAAACTGAAGTTCAGCAAAATTAATGAAGGGGGTTTCGTTTGTTCAGACTTGAGAGCACATCATGCATGCAATTTAAGTATGAGATGAAAAACAACAGTTCCAAGCTtagtttttgatttttgttttttggtttggtTTCTGGTGGAGGCACCTGAACAATTTCTTCAGACATGGAAACACAACGAGGAAGGTTGTGATCTCTAGGGAGTATCCTAATTTGCGTCTTGGTTTCCATCCTCATTTGTTCGATAATCTTCCCTCCTTTCCCCAACAAACACCCTACATGCATTCTCGACACCACAAGCCTCGTCGCCACGCGGTCCCTTCCGGCCCCTCCGCCCCTTCCGGCACCGTACTCCTCGTCGTCCTCCGCCACCCCGAACGCGGCGTCGCTCTCGAGAATCCGCTCGTGGATCAGCAACAGCGCCTCCTGCGCCGGCGAGAAGGACGGCATTCTCCCCTCGGGATCGCGGCGGCGCGTGTCGGAAATCTCGATGATCCGCTCCTCGTCCCCCGGCATGAGCTCGTGCACGTTGATCCACGCGCCGGTGTGCTGCCGTATAGACTTTATGATGCTGCCGGACTTGCCAATGACGCCGCCGGCCTTCAGGTCGTGGCAGAGAATGCGGTAGCTGGTGGTGACCGTCAACGGTGAGTCCTGCTGAGTCTTCGCGTGGCGGGCGGCGCCGCCTCCGCGGTGGCGCTGGTTCCCGGCGGTGGTGTAGTGGTGGTTATAGCGCGGCCTTGTCCTCGCTAAGGTCTCGGAATCATAGTCTTGGTCATAGTAGTAGTTCCTCTTAGATCTAGACCTCTCCATCGCTTCCGATTGGGTTTCTTTCTGAGGTTCTCGAgttctaaaaaaaaacagaaattcaAACTTGTTCTGTTCTGTTATCCGGAATCTGAATTCAAAGTTGGCATTGTTGTCAAGGGAAATGAAATGGGATTATAGAAATTTGTTTGACTTAGTATTGTGTTTGTGCAATCTCATCTCCATCGGAAACCCTAGAAACAAGTTCGGATTATCTTTCCTTTCCAGATTTGAGCAGCAACGTGAACCAAGTGAGTTACtgcttttcttatttatatcaaaataaatactaaatagtATATTGCTATCACTGCCACTCGACTCAACAACAGTCAAGCTTCAACTTCACCTGCTCTACATAAATAAAGTACATaaatcaatttctttttatgtttatgagtttaatttctcTACCACACTTAACTAATCAGATTCGGTGTATAATTCTTAAGGTAATTATTGTAACATTTAACAAACTTACTATACAATGCATTGTTAAATAATGAGATAGTATGTGTATGATTTTAGAGTAATTACTataatagttaataatttatttcttttattaaattaataaatttactatATGTATGATAGTTATTGAATAAGAAATAGGTAaactattttcttatttaatatagGTATAGATTATATTTTCACATTCACATCGACTTTATTTGTATGTgtgttatgatttttaaatgattttgacattttgaaatgtttttactataatcatattttttttagtgatgCCATTATTCTGGGTGCCTTTGCATTCTCTCATGTGATAGTTTAAAGTTGCGTCGtgacaaatatttttgtgagaagtttttattttctataagaaaAATTGTCAGAAATTTAGCGTGTGTTAGCGCATTTTTGTAACTGACTATAGTGTTATTTGGAATGattctcattttctttaaaactCATAATATTGTCTACTAGTTAGATGGGAgaggataaattattttattttattttaatttattatttgataagttAATAAGATAcgataacataattttattatttatttaacaaataaaatttcatcTTATTAGGAAGATTGTctcagaatttaaaaatattttttcagttACTCTTTGTGTCATATTCCATTCATCTCtatgttccttttttttatttgtccattcgtgtgtttgatttaagaaataaaataaaatgaaaaaacgaaaaagaaaggaagagagttaaattgaaattattttgtaagttgtttaataaaaaatttaaagaaaataagttaaataaatatataaaatagcaTAAATATTCATAgttaaaaactaacaaaaaataaaaataaggataatttaatattctaaTCATAAAATTCACTTTTGTATGAGTTTTTCTTCCaggattaaaaacaaataatggaTCTTACAAAATCTTTCGCTTCCTCCACTTTTTAAGTGATACCAAGATGTGAAAAGAATGAAATCCTAGTTGTTAACTTCTTTCCCTTTTGATCCCTATCCATTTCATGTCTTCCAAACATATAAACATTTCACTTGCACTCCAAGGCCTTACAATCACTACATGTTTTGTGACAACATTTCATGATTTAGGTTATCAACATATCTCCATCCCCCAATAGATGCTCACAAATTTTCTTCCATCTTGTTAATATTAGTATTATctgtaattaaatttttgttttagtgccctaataattttttctcatcttttttgataaatattttagaactaagataattttttcttttgttttgatcTCTAAAATAATACTTAATGCTTATCATTACACAATTTCTATTAAATGATGATGTGTCTTTTAACTTGAAACTTCCTGGTTATTATATAACCctgttatttaaaaaagtttGCATCTctgtattattatatttacttttatattttattcctaAATTATCTTTATAGAAAACTACAATAATACTTTCTTAAATTCCGTGtaattatacataattttacTCTTTTTGATTTTCCCATATTAATTCTCTTTAAGTTTGAAATATTACACTCacattctttttatatatttaaaaatattatactaatatTTCTTAAGTCTTACTCTAATACTTcctacaagaaaaataaaagtaacgACTAAAAAAACTAGAGGTATTTGTGTAATTTCACAAAACCTCAAAAAATggtattgtaattttttcttacttttaattaaaaacaccTCTAAACATAATGATGTAACATTGACTAAAATTTGAGTAGTTTCTTTAACCATAATATATTTTGGTAAAACTTAAGGAgacatttgattattttttaagaaaaattatttatatttatgattttcttatctttttaggtttttcaattaatttattcatgaaGATCTTTAAATGCTTTTTAATTTATAGGTTTTaatcttgataattttttttataggttttaatttattcataataCCGAAAGCAAGTTCCAGATAGCGCGAACGCGAACACTCTTAGCCATGGCTATCCGAATCAACTCCTTCACTCTCTCTTCCGCTTTACCTGTAATCTCCTATTTCTTTTCCCACCTCAagtaaattacaatttattttctttcaaatgtATATATCTTACAAAATATTTCTTTGTGCAGAAGATGGAGCTAAGAGGTGGAAATTCGCGCCTCTGGGTTAGCTCACAGGTAGAAGAAATTCGAAAATTTTCAATCTTTCCTTTGACCCCAACTGAACTTGTTTATGATTTCATTCGTTTTGCAAGATGATGCCGCAAATGCGAAAGGAGGCTCGTGGACGACGAGTTTGGAGGCGAAGAAAATTGGTATCCTCTGTCCCgattttctcttttctcacaATTATTGCTTTCCACACTTGCTTCTTACCTGTTTGTCTAAATTCCCAATtgaaaacaagtaaaaaaatgtAGTTGTTTGGTTTGTTGTACTTGTTGCCCAGTTTAGAAAGTTTTTTCTGGATGTAAAGTGCTACTTGTGGGACTATTTTTGTGCAAAGTGTTAGTTAGGCGTTTGAATTTATTTAGCCTGAAGGGTTGGTTAGAATTTAAGAGGaagtaaatttgtatttttagttCTCGTGGGCGTCAGCCTCAACTGGAAAAGTTTTTGCTTTTAAGTGCAACTTGATGGGTATTTCCTACTAAACATTTACCCATGGTTGTTCATTTGCTAGAAAAGAAGGGTTTTAGTTGAAGTATTCTGAACTTTTTAAGCCAAAAAACGCCAAGAAATTGGTTcgaatggaaaaaaataatatgcaagaacttctgaatttttttgccaaaaaacaccaagaaaagaaaaggactgTTAGCTTTGGAAGGGTTCTGCATCATATAGCTACTGTGTTAATTGTTAAAGAGGTGTATTTGTTGTTTCTGAACCCAAATCAGTGCATAAATTCGGCATTTTTAAGTGCCTGTGCCTCTGGTCTGCAACAGTGCCATCAAAGGTTACAGTCTTCTCTTGGAAAGTGGTGCTAGATAGAGTGCAAACAAGGCTGCAATTTCGTAAAAGAAAACTTTTGAGGCATTTCGATGATATCTCATGTCCTTTTTGCAAACAACATGTGGAAACCGCAAATCACTTGCTCTTCTTATGTCAGGTCTCTCACTATGTTTGGATGCGCGGCTGTAATTGGCTTGAACTTGACATAGTATTGCCTAACGAAGTTATTGCACACTTTTGGCAGCATGCAGGGCTAATAGCAGGcactaaaagtaaaaaagggCATGGAGTTCGGTGTGGATGGCGGCTGCGTGGTCTTTATGGACCCACAGAAATGATATGATTTTCAATGGTGAGGAGGTGAACATGGAGAGTGTTTTGGATTTGATTAAGATCAGATCATGGCAATGATTAAAGGCAaaaaacatggcaatttcaaatGTTCTGTCTGAGGGGTTGACCCAACCTTTTTTGTGTCTGCAATATGTGTAAGGCCACTCTGTTTTTTACAATAGATTGTTATCTGTTAAAATGTCTACAGAAGATACAGCAATGTAGCAAAGTGTAGACTGGTTGCTGATTCTAATTGAAGAACTAAGAGGATGGAGATTATGGGGAATGCAGTGCTATGTTAGGTGGAGGGTTCCGAGGTGGCAAAATTACTATGGTAAATGGTAATGATGACAgatattaattgatatatttGGTGGCTGCACTTTTTGGTTTGGATGGGAAACAGTTAGCGGATGAGGCAATCAGATGGAGGAATTAGCTTACGTATGGATCACACTTTTACACGGGCTGatgtgttttaattatgatatggACGAAAGCAGACTATGGATCAGTGTGTTATATTCTGTTGCTGCTGGTATAACAAATTTGATGGTGCAGTGAATACATTTGTTGGGTTATTCAAGAGGGAATACACTTTCTGAAGCTGGTAAATGTTGGCATATGTAGAGTTCTGGCTGCAGTTTAACTGATGAGGACATGGTCAAATGATGTACAGAATTTTTGCTGTGTAGGCTCGGTTACTTTGTATTTATGtctttaaatataaatactGTGTAACCGCTGGTCTATGGGGTTAGTGGTTTACACTAGTTTCTTTTGTTGTATGGGTTTGGGTACCCCTTGTACCCGTTATTTATATAGTTATGATCTTATtggctaataaaaaaaaaattggtaattGATGTGTTTGGAAAAGCTTATTTATAGGACTTATCTTATGACATAAGTAATTATGTAAGTGTTTGGAGTaacttatgaaaataatttatgatctGCTCATACTGTTTtcaacttatttaaataaactcTCCAAAAtagcttataaaaataattgcctacttgtatgaaaataatttaactttattttctcttttattatagAAACAATTTATACATAGTTAAGTACTTATAAGTGCTTAATTAAGCTATTTACCCAAACATGGTATTGGCACAGCCTTCTCTAATATCATATCATGTGTTAATGTTTAAgcaaaatttcattttgttgcAGATAAAAAAGGATGAATATATGCACCCCAAAATGGAGCGCATTCCTTTCATGGAGGAGCAGGTAAGGATTGTAAGGGAACAGGGAAAGCTCTTGACGATGGACATAGAGAGGTTAATGTTATCAGAAGATAATCGGTTTGATTTTGTGAATGAGATAGCAGCTGAGGCCAATTCTTATGTTGAGAACAACAGGGATGAGTATGGAGGTGAGAAAAAGGCCATTCTTCATGTTTTGAGCAACCGAATGAATGATACTGGAATTTACAGGCCAGAAGCATATTATGAGCCTGATCCCTTCAAGCCCGGACCTCATTATTTGAGAGAAGAATTTACATAAGcccagaaaaaaaatgttatgctgGCATCTTAAACTAGGGACAAGAATTTACATCTTTGCTTCACTTAGCTTAATTGATTTCTGTCTTAATTAGCTGTTGTTTGTATGTATGCAAATCAAAGCCATCTTCTAACCggaaataaaatacaattaaaaggTAGTATTTTCTACTCATTCTAAGGATGTTGAAAATGGATTATAACTAGCATTGCATTTGTTTTCACAGTTTAAAAGTGTAATCTCTTGCAAtcccaagataaaaaaaaaaaaaactgtctgTAAACCTTCTTTTAATCCCTTGAGTATGACTACGAGGTGAACTGGTACTCTAACCATaagattttaagaaaaagattaaaTCTGGACCGGACTCTTGtttatgtatataaattaaatatttaaatgtatttttattacaaattttaattagaatataatttatatattagaaaatatttatttattatatttttcaattatatgaaAACAAACCTTTATGTAGTAAGCACATACTAAAAATATTAGGATACACTAATGTTTTTTCTCctgacatgcaataaatgaaaGATTTTTATATCCAACCTAAGATCATGTTAGCAATCTAATATTTTTGCGCCACATAAATGGTATTTGTAGTCTGGTCTCAGATTCAAATGCCAGCCAACATGTTGACTCCAGTACCATACTTTATCTGATCTGAACTACAACCGCGCATTATGTAGAAGTTTGACCACTCAAAGTAACATGGTTGAGTAAAATACATTTGCCAGTAGTGGGGTCCAGGATCATCACGTTGCACGTTCTTGTTTCGCCACGTgtttttgaggttttattatgcATACAACACAATACAAGCTTGTAGAGAGAGAGAATCTGATCCCATAAGAGAATCCAATCCGTTAATGCAGTTAGAGGCTTCTATTAACTCACTTATCTGTCTATCTCCTTCCCCACCAAAACTCAACACAACAACATCACTCTTACAGCTTCCGAACCCTCCATCATGGCCTTGTCAAGTCCACACATACAAAGATTCCTCTTATGCAAGCTTCATAGCCGCTCCACCGCCAAGAACAGACACAGAAACAGCTTCACCGCCACAACCACCACCAGGAGCAGTTGCTGCTCTGCCATAGCCATTGATGCTCCGTCGTCTTTGACCGAAGTGCCCGGCATAAGATGGGGGTCCATAGCCTTGCAGGGTCTCCGTGAAGAGATGGAGGATGATATTATTGTTCGACCTGAGGGCCTTCAGGGCTTCACTTTTGCAGCTGTGTTTGATGGCCATGGAGGGTTTTCTTCTGTCGAGTTCCTCAGGTCTTTGCAAACATTCATTTTTTCCTATATGGGTTTTAATGTCTTCTTGCTTCTTTGCTTGCTCGTGCTATATATATCCATTTATAATGCCTTAATGGGGTGTGAAGTGATGGTTTTTTTGGTTGTATTGGTGTATGCGTACTTGAAAAGAATTGAAGAGCTCCACaatattgttagtttttgttagcggAGGGATTTGAACCCACCACCTCTGCccccttcccttctcccttcactactaggtcaaccttatatctcctctCAGGATTCTAGTTGATGTTCGTAGTGAATGAATTTGGGTAGTGTGAGTGGAAGTGTGTCTATTAGAGTGGAATGGAATGGAgtgaattgaaattaatttgaataagttactactttattatattgtttggactttttttttttatgaaatgggAATAAAAAGAATGGTTTCATTTCATAGCCTTCCGAATTAGGGGGGAAGAAAAAGAGGGGACATTGGATTGAATGGGATGAAATGTATTCCCATTTCAATCAAGTTCCGTTCCATTTAACCTTATTTTAAACAATGCAAACACGAACTgccttgtttggataaatttctcaATAAGCCGGTAAGAAGGTAAAATGAAATAAGTAAATAACTAATAAGTTTCTCCCATAAGTTACAACTAACTTATGCACAAGTTAATTTGTAGAAATGATCTCATTTAGTTTCTCTAAAAGCTGATTTTAACTtgtgcataagctaattttaacttatgggagaagttaaattcattttatcttatttttttatcctataaGTGCTtattaaaaactttttcaaaacatagCCATAGTATGTTCCATTTCATCTGTTTCATCAATCCAGACATATGGAAAGTTTATCCACCCTTGCACTCATTGTTCTTTTTTGTATGGATATgtgatttctttttattctaaatTGAGTCTGGTAAATGAATTATTATTCTTTACACAATCTGAATTGATGATTTGGTGCGCCAAGTGCCAACTACAGGGATGAGCTGTACAAGGAGTGTGTTGAAGCTTTACAAGGTGGGTTACTATTAGTCGAGAAAGATTTCAAAGCCATTAAAAGGGCATTACAGGAGGCATTTCTCAAGGCTGACGCGAGGTTATTAAAACGGTAAGGCAATACATTAGTCTGCAACGGATAGTCTCCATAGAATGTGTCTAGTTAGATAGTTCCCATACAATTCTATATTTGGTATGATTAATTGGAGGTTTAGACGGTAGTATTTCATTTTCAAAGGCTTGAAATGAATGGAGAGGAGGATGAATCAGGTGCTACATCAACTGCCGTGTTCATTGGAGATGATGAGCTGCTAATTTCACATATTGGTGACTCATCAGCGGTATGTATTATTTATCCTTATTCTGTTCCCAGATAAGATACATTGGACTCCATCTTTTAATGAACAAAATgtatttctatttatatatttattttctgtttataagaattatgaagaaaaaagcTGTCACTTGTACTATTTTGAGATTCATCTTTCAATTAGGGTATCTAGGGGATTGAATGTCTTCAAATTACCTGACTTCTATTTAAGCTTGTTTATTCTTGTAGGTTCTATGTAGATCTGGAAAAGCAGAAGTTCTGACTAGTCCTCACCGTCCAATTGGGAGCAGCAAGACTTCTCTTCATGAAATTAGAAGAGTCAGAGAAGCAGGTGGATGGGTGTGTTTTCCttattccttcatttttttacatACCTTTTGACCATCATCCCAAGTCAATATGACATTATTCAATACAACAAAAACCAAAGTTCTGAGTTGAAAATTTTGACAACTTAGGATGTGAAACAACTTGATGTATTGTGGTTTTATAGTTGGAGAAACCACATGCAATATAATTTGTTTCCTGCAAGGGAACCACAGTCAAATACTATCATAATAATCAATATAGCGTCTTCCAACTATAGCATGCCATGTGATaggaaactaataaaaaaaattgattttattgaaGATCATTGTATTCAATTGAGCTGGCAggtgtttctttttcttaattttttactttttttttcaccaGAATGGTGGGAGCCTTGTGCACTTCATAATGAAAGTCACCACCATTCTTTATAAATAAACGTTCATTAAATGGCTAATGATAACACAAATATATGTTGTCTATAGATTAACAATGGTAGAATTTGTGGAGACATTGCTGTATCTCGTGCATTTGGGGACGTGCGattcaaaacaaagaagaatGAGTATAGTCCTTGATCTCTTCACTATTCTTTCTAGTGTAAAGGAATTtctcctaatttttttataaatgaactaCCACTGTTGAAGTGTTTCCTAAAGGATATCTACCTTTTGCATGTGAAAAGGATGCTGCAAAAAGGAGTTCAGGAAGGAAGATGGTCAGCAAAGTTCATTTCTCGGTAAGTAATCTTATGTGTCTTAATAATGGTTCCTTACATTTTCTCGAATGTGGGTTATGTTACGTTATCAGTTAGTAAAGAGAATGGAAATTGATTGTTTTACCTTAATTTATATCTAGCTAGAAATCAACTACTAGAAAGAGAATATGCAGTCCTGATTGTTGTTTACTGAAGTACATAATCAAGATCTGAATGAAGCTCCTTTTTTTGTGGGCTTCAGCCTGATTCAGCAAAATACAATGAGAATAGCATGATATTTTTGGACTTTGTGTTCTACTGTCACATTCAAATTGACCTTTATctaatttcaaaacaaaactaTGAATTTTAACATAAGGATGCCTTCATGACACAGTGTACAACTCAACAACGACTTGGTTGTTGCATACCCTGATATTTATCAAGTAACTCTTGGCTCAGATGCAGAATTTGTAGTATTAGCATCCGATGGCTTATGGGATTACATGAGCAGGTCTATTGCATGATCCCTTGAATCAGTTTTGgcacctttcttttttttgttttttcagagAATTACCTTCACACTCTTCTTACTATTGCAGCTCAGAAGCAGTTTCTTTAGTGAGGGATCAACTACGAAAACACGGAAACATTCAGGTATGCATAATGCTTTATATTTGAGGCCACTACACTAGTATCAATAAGCCATCAAAGTTGCAGCAATaatattttgctttttcttGTTTCAAATTCAGCAAGCATGTGAAGCGCTTGCAGAAGCCGCTTTGGTAAGTTTTAACGAATCTCGTGGCAGTGGTTATCAAAATGAACTTATTATATTGACACTTCACAGTTTTAGTAATATACAATGACATTCTCTGCAGGACCGACGTACACAGGATAATGTCAGCATTATAATTGCTGATTTTGGGTACGTATTTTctaatgtatatatttatgattttggacTTTGGTATTTAAGTCCTGATTATTGGCCAGGCCTTTGTGTAGAACAGAACTGGGGGTTGCATATAGTAAAATTCACAATCTAGTTATGGAAATTCTTTCCAGCATCAGAGCAACATTTAAAAGGCAAAGTTTAGTAAAATGTGGTCTAAAGTTGAACCTGTTGCATAAgtgctattttttaaaaaaatcagtggcaaaaaaatcaattcttgTTGatcagatttgatttttttttttcatccactGATTGCACTGTCTTCTTTTGAGTGATTGCAGGAGGACAGACTGGCAGAATGCGCCATTGGAGCGACAAAATACTATACTTGAGCTGGTCCAAGCTCTTGCAACCATTGGAATTGTGTCCATTGGAATCTGGTTTTCATCACAGCTTTCTTTATAGATTCAAAAAATACCAGTCATGTacataaaaaagacatatacTTCTGAACTTCTAGCCTGTATAATCTTAATTGTACATGCCTCACATCTTAGAATCTACTTGGTTTAGGGCACAAAGAATtgttaacaataaatattttttgaagtatTAATCTTATTCTGATTCTAAAATTCAATTATTGCTTTGCACGGTTTGCCTAAGTCGATCACGTGCTTCTTCCACCTAAATTTGATAGCATTCTTTGACTATTATCTCTTCTTTTCTAGAAAGACATTGGAAACTGGTCCACATTGACCaagattaaattgttaattacaCTATCTGAATGAGGTTTGACTTCTTCAAGTTGAAAACGAACAGTTTAAgcactttggctttttattaattaattacacgAATAACTGTTTACCCAAAAATCCTCATTGAAACATTTGATTGTTTGTTTAATGTAAAACAAGCTATTTCAAGTATCTGTTTtgactttaaattttttctattaGGATCCTACAGTATTACaatatgacaaaaaaacatactTATTTACAAAGCTTGGCTGTAAGACATCAAAATAATCTAGatttttctgtgtgtgtgtgttatatCTTGATTCAATTATAAAAGGTTTGATCTAATTTGGCAACTTTGGTTGCTCATAATTTCTGAAAATAGTTGGAGAAGGAATTGGCATCATTGCAAGGTTCAAATGGTGGTTTTCAAGATGTCGAACAAGCAGGATAAATTAACCTTTAAACTGACTAAATTTGACCAAAATTAAGGAAGATAAAGTGTGATGTCATTGTCAATGTTACCACCAAAAATGCGTCTGCCGAACACTAACACTCTAAAGTGTATGTGGATCTGCACAATTAGAAACGTCAAGAACCTAacaattttttccttcttatagTCTATGAATCAAGTTCTTTAGGAAACGGTATGTCAGCCACAGGAATTGGAAAgccaaatttaacttttttgacTTCGATATGTCAACTGAGTATAAATTGATCACAATTTACATATTAGCTTgtttaactgttttttttttttatgttcatagcctataagaaaaacatgcttgtgttcataataaataaaaaataaaaataacatgctTATGTATGTCTTCGtgtataataacaaaatattgaaaGTGACATAATAAACAAAACCGTGGTAAGACAACCTATAATACACTAGCATGTTTATTGAAAAAAGTGatataaattaaacatgaaaaaaaagtgacaataataaaataagattgaatactttttttttattattattattgttattattattattattcatgaaaaaaagtgatataaattaaacatgcatacataatttattgaaaataagaatataattagaagaagaagaaaaaaagttattatttttaaaattagtaagGGGAAAATTGGAAAACTGTACAAACTCCTACTTTATAAGTTCTATATACTCTCCTACTTC is a window encoding:
- the LOC100783539 gene encoding protein PLASTID TRANSCRIPTIONALLY ACTIVE 7-like — translated: MAIRINSFTLSSALPKMELRGGNSRLWVSSQMMPQMRKEARGRRVWRRRKLIKKDEYMHPKMERIPFMEEQVRIVREQGKLLTMDIERLMLSEDNRFDFVNEIAAEANSYVENNRDEYGGEKKAILHVLSNRMNDTGIYRPEAYYEPDPFKPGPHYLREEFT
- the LOC100784071 gene encoding protein phosphatase 2C 57 isoform X1; protein product: MALSSPHIQRFLLCKLHSRSTAKNRHRNSFTATTTTRSSCCSAIAIDAPSSLTEVPGIRWGSIALQGLREEMEDDIIVRPEGLQGFTFAAVFDGHGGFSSVEFLSANYRDELYKECVEALQGGLLLVEKDFKAIKRALQEAFLKADARLLKRLEMNGEEDESGATSTAVFIGDDELLISHIGDSSAVLCRSGKAEVLTSPHRPIGSSKTSLHEIRRVREAGGWINNGRICGDIAVSRAFGDVRFKTKKNEMLQKGVQEGRWSAKFISRVQLNNDLVVAYPDIYQVTLGSDAEFVVLASDGLWDYMSSSEAVSLVRDQLRKHGNIQQACEALAEAALDRRTQDNVSIIIADFGRTDWQNAPLERQNTILELVQALATIGIVSIGIWFSSQLSL
- the LOC100782999 gene encoding RNA-binding KH domain-containing protein RCF3, which encodes MERSRSKRNYYYDQDYDSETLARTRPRYNHHYTTAGNQRHRGGGAARHAKTQQDSPLTVTTSYRILCHDLKAGGVIGKSGSIIKSIRQHTGAWINVHELMPGDEERIIEISDTRRRDPEGRMPSFSPAQEALLLIHERILESDAAFGVAEDDEEYGAGRGGGAGRDRVATRLVVSRMHVGCLLGKGGKIIEQMRMETKTQIRILPRDHNLPRCVSMSEEIVQVVGDVNAVKNALVIISSRLRESQHRDRSHFHGRVHSPERFFSPDDDYVPHVTSGSRRSSVDGASFGSRGSNTNSRNNNHPSLSYAMEPGAAPVVDDAQGFYGEELVFRILCPVEKVDLIIGESDGIVEFLQSEVGVDVKVTDPVGGSDEQIIIITSEEGPDDELFPAQEALLHIQTRIVDLVLDKDNTITTRLVVPSSEIECLDGKDVSLSEIRRLTGANIQILPRDDLPLCVAKTDELVQIVGEIKAARDAVVEVTSRLRSYLYRDFFQRDPIPLPAPLPGAEASSSNNIVPVAETSTTYQNVQTVAAALPPKETGGSSTEVGKQKESGRRDDVLSGLNRIAVPLVTRSTLEVVIPEYAVPKLIAKSKSKLAQISELSGANVTLVEDRPDVTQKIIQISGTPEQAERAQSLLQGFILSTQEDVP
- the LOC100783539 gene encoding protein PLASTID TRANSCRIPTIONALLY ACTIVE 7-like isoform X1, translated to MAIRINSFTLSSALPMELRGGNSRLWVSSQMMPQMRKEARGRRVWRRRKLIKKDEYMHPKMERIPFMEEQVRIVREQGKLLTMDIERLMLSEDNRFDFVNEIAAEANSYVENNRDEYGGEKKAILHVLSNRMNDTGIYRPEAYYEPDPFKPGPHYLREEFT
- the LOC100784071 gene encoding protein phosphatase 2C 57 isoform X2, whose amino-acid sequence is MALSSPHIQRFLLCKLHSRSTAKNRHRNSFTATTTTRSSCCSAIAIDAPSSLTEVPGIRWGSIALQGLREEMEDDIIVRPEGLQGFTFAAVFDGHGGFSSVEFLRDELYKECVEALQGGLLLVEKDFKAIKRALQEAFLKADARLLKRLEMNGEEDESGATSTAVFIGDDELLISHIGDSSAVLCRSGKAEVLTSPHRPIGSSKTSLHEIRRVREAGGWINNGRICGDIAVSRAFGDVRFKTKKNEMLQKGVQEGRWSAKFISRVQLNNDLVVAYPDIYQVTLGSDAEFVVLASDGLWDYMSSSEAVSLVRDQLRKHGNIQQACEALAEAALDRRTQDNVSIIIADFGRTDWQNAPLERQNTILELVQALATIGIVSIGIWFSSQLSL